The genomic interval CACAAGGAAAAATAACCACCGGAAATTCTAACCCCTTCGATTTATGAATTGTCATAATCTGAACAGCTCCTGCACTTTCTGGAGCAACAATACTTAGTCGTTCTTTTTTAAGTTCCCAAAATTCTAAAAACTCACCAACATCGGTTCCGTTTCTTTGCTGTTCTAAAACAACATCTAAGAAAAATTGAATATACGCATCAGAAGAATTTATCAAATTAAAACCTCTAATAATTTCTTCTATTTTCTCGTAAAATGGTAATTGATGAAATGCTGAAGCATTAAACGCTACACCAAGGTTTTTTAAAGACTCTAAAATAGTTTCATTATCAGCCTTTGCAAATTCATTAAAAAAGACATGCTTTGGTTTTTCTATTTGTAAATGTTGATGTAAAAAATACAGCATTTCAAAACGCGTCTCCTCATCACTCGGGTTTTGTAAAACCTTTAAAACATCAACAATAAAAGTAACTTTTGCACTATTTTTTAACAACAAGGTTTCCGAAGAAACAATATCAATTCCTTTTTCTGATAAATAATTTGCCACTGCGACTCCGTCTTTTCTAGTACGAGTCAACACGCAAATTTCACTTAAAGAAAAACTCTCCTTTAATTGAAGGATTTTCTCTAAAACCTTCTGCGGATATTTTACTTTTTCGAGCTCTTTATCTTCATTTTTTTCAAGGAAGGTTAAAGAAACTAAACCACCTTTTTTAGCATTTTCTATTTGCTTATTCCCTTCTATAAAGATTTTTTTATACGATTCATTCTGAATAAAATTCGCCGTATGCTGAAAAAACGAATTATTAAAATTGATAACCTCTGAATAACTTCTAAAATTGGTTTCTAAATTTTTAATCTCTTTAGAAACATGAAAAGGATTCACTCTATCTGAACCTAACTCTATAAATTGCTCTGCTTTCCCTCCACGCCATCTATAAATCGCTTGTTTTCCATCGCCAACTAACAGTAAATTACTATTTTCTTGCGCCAACGTATTGTCTATTAATGGCACTAAATTTTGCCACTGCAACACAGAAGTGTCTTGCATCTCATCAATAAAATAATGCTGAAAACGCTGCCCAATTCGCTCGTAAATAAATGGAGCTGGTTGGTCTTTTATATTATCAGAAATCAATTGATTAAATTCTGCATTTAATCGAATATTATTGTCTTCTTTTATATTTTCTAATTCTGAATTGATATTATTTAAAACCGCTAAAGGAATAATGCTTTTCAACGCCAATTTATTCATAGAGAATTGCTGATAAATAACCTCAGCTTCCTTAAATAACCGAACAATATCTGGTACAATTTGATCTATAGAACTTGCAACAAATTCAGTGGTAGACTTTGAATAATATTGATTATTCTCTATCGCTTTTTTTATGGTTTCGCTTCGTTTGATAAAATCTATATCTACAGACTTAATACTTAGATCTGCAAAGAATTTAGGAATGGTACCGCGCATAAAACTCTTATGCTCTAAACCGTTATTTTCTATCAATTGAAGGCATTCTTCACCAACTTTTTTAATGGAATCTTTTAATTCTTTTTGTTGATTATACAACTTCGACTTTAAGTTTGTAAAATCCTCTAATTTTTTATCTGCAAGACTTCTAAAATGCTGCACATCATCTTCATTTAACAAGATTCGTGCAAACTCACTTAAATCCCTAGAAATATCCCAAGATTTATCATCATCTGTTTTATCTAAAGAATAATCTATTAAAAGGTTTGTCAGTTTTTTATCTGTTCCAATTTTAGAAATTAAAACATCTACAGCTTCATTTAATAAAGAAACGGCATCCATTTCTACTTCAAAATTAAGCGACAAGCCTAAATCGAACGCAAAGTTTTTAATTATTTTATGTGTAAAACTATCTATTGTAGTAATTGAAAAAGCAGAATAATTTTTTAAAATTGCATCTAAAATCTTCTGACTTCTTTCTTGAATGATTGCTTTATCAATAGTGATTTCATCAACAATAATATTGAGTAAATCATTCTCCTTACCATCTGCAAAATCTTCTAAGCTAGACAGCACACGTTCTTTCATTTCACCAGCAGCTTTATTGGTAAACGTGATGGCTAAAATTTTCTGAAACGAAAAAATATCATCAGAAGTTAATAAAACTTTAATGTATTCTTTTACGAGCGTAAAGGTTTTTCCACTTCCCGCAGAAGCGTTATAAACCTGAAAGGATGATGTATTTTGCACAATTTATTTTACTGCAAAATACAAATTAAGCAATTAATTTCAGGTAAATATCAGAATTTATTTTAGGGTGATTAACTTAAAATTCTCCAAATTTGCGCAACCAAAAACGTAATTATAAAACCTGCTATAACAGGTAAAATTGTTGCTACCACAGTCCATTTTGTACTTTTTGTTTCTTTATAAATGGTGTAAATAGTTGTACTACAAGGATTGTGTAACAAACTAAACAACATTACATTCACCGCTGTTAAAAGCGTCCATCCACCACCTCTTAAAATATCACCTGTTGCTGTAACTGAGTCCAACTCAAACATTACACCCGCTCCAGCTCCACCAACAGCTCCCGTTACCATTACCGTTAACATTAATATAGACGGAATTACAATTTCATTCGCAGGGATAGCAACTACATAAGCCAATAGAATAACACCATTTAATCCTAATAAAAATCCAAAACCATCTAAAAAATCGATTAAATGCAACGCAATGCTTTCATCACCAATAAAGATATTAGAAATTAACCATATTACTGCTCCAGCCGGTGCTGCAAATACAATGGCTCTCCATAAGACAATTAATGTTCTATCTATTAAAGAAGTGTAAATGGTTTTCCAAAATAAAGGTGTTCTATAAGGAGGCAACTCTAAATTAAACGTTGAAACCTCTCCTTTTAAAACTGTTTTAGACAATGCCCAAGAAAAGAAAAACATAAAAAAGATTCCTAAAACAGCTATTCCTACAACAGCAACCAAAGAAATTAAACTTGAATATGATGACGGTACAACGGCACCAATAAAAATCGTTGCTAATAGAATCTGCGTTGGCCAACGACCATTACACAAAGAAAAATTATTAGTAATAATTGCAATTAATCGCTCTCTCGGACTATCAATAATTCTAGTTGCTACAACTCCGGCTGCATTACAACCAAAACCCATGGTCATCGTTAAAGCTTGCTTACCATGTGCTCCAGATTTTTTAAAAAGCGAATCCATATTAAAAGCAACTCTTGGTAAATACCCAAAATCTTCTAACAAGGTAAATAATGGAAAAAAGATAGCCATTGGGGGCAACATCACAGCAATTACCCATGCAACTGCTAAATACACACCGTCAATTAAAAAACCAGACAACCACCAAGGAAAACTTAAAAATGCAGCTCCTTCCTTTAATAATGGATGAATTGTATCTAACAACAAACTAGCCAGCATAGAAGACGGATAATTTGCTCCAATAATCGTTAACCAAAGTACTAAACCTAATAACAATAGCATGATTGGAAAACCCCAAATTTTACTAGTTACAATTCTATCTATTTTAGCATTTAAATAAAAAGCTCCTTTTTTATTATCCTTTACAACTGTTTTTTCAACAATCTTAGAAGCATCAGCATAAATTGCTTCCGTTAAATTATCGTGAAAATCATCGCCAATTTGCCAACGCAATTCGTTAGATAATTCTATAATTTTATCAATGTTTTTTGTTCCCATTCTCTTCAATTAAATAAAATCACCTGTTTTTAAGGCATCTAAAATATGCGTATCTCCTTCTAAAACTCTAAAAGCTAACCACCTGCTGTTTGAAACTGTTGGATATTCTTCTTTAATGGCTGCACTCAATTTCTGCACAGCATCTTCTACATGTTTTGGAATGCTTTTTATTTTATAAGGTTTACAAACTATTTTTCCGTTTGCCAAATCGCTAATTGCAGCAATTAATTCTGGAATCCCCTCTTTAGATCTTGCACTTGTTGGTACCACAGGAATCCCTAACTCTCTAGATAAACTTCTGTAATCTATGTTTATATTATTTTTTTCCGCCTCATCCATTAAGTTTAGACAAAGAACGGCGTTCGATGAAATTTCTAAAATTTGAAGTACCAAATTTAAATTACGTTCTAACCTACTCGCATCAACAACTATAACTGTTAATGTCGGCTTACCAAAAAGGATAAAATTTCTAGCAACTTCTTCATCTTCCGATCGAGACATTAAAGAATAGGTACCTGGTAAATCTATTAATTTAAATTTTTGTTGCTGATATTCAAACGCGCCTTCTGCTCTAGTTACTGTTTTTCCTGGCCAATTCCCAGTATGCTGCCTTAAACCTGTTAACGCATTAAAAACAGTACTTTTTCCTGTATTAGGATTTCCTGCTAATGCAATTACAAAGTCGACATTTTCAGTATCTACACCTAATTTTTTAACTCCGTCTAAAGTATGATGCGCACATGTGTCACAAGCTGATTTTGTTGCTGTTTTCATTTTTTTATGCTTTGGTAATTAAAATTTTAACAGCCTGGTCTTTTCTTAAAGCAATGGCTGTTCCTTTAATTAAAAATGCTTTTGGATCTCCTAACGGATTTAACAAATCGATACTAACCGTTGCTCCTTTTACAAAACCTAAATCCAATAATCTACGTCTATTTTCTCCCCTACATTCTTTAGAGACACCTATAATTGTTGCTTTTTGTTTATTTTCTAGATTAGATAAACGCAACGTATCTGTTTCTACAACATCTGCTTTGTCTAAAGAAATTACGGTAATATTTTTAGCTACTATAGGCGGCAAAACAAATTGCTCTCCTTCAGATTCAAAAACAATGCGATTTTCACTTATCTCTTTCATATATACCTGAGAATGTAAATGAATATGTTTCGCTAAAATCTGCTTATAAATACTTGTAGGCTCATCTTCTATATGAATAATTTTTCCAAAATTTAGAATCGGTAAATCGGCAAGTAGCATTCCTTTTTTCTCAGGAATTTGACCAGCTTTAGTTGGAATTGGATCTCCATGAGGATCGTATCTCGGATTCCCTAAAAGCGTAGATAAATCTTCTACTTCTTCACCAGATAACTCGTGTTCTTTTTTCTCTGCTCTACTATGCCATTCAGTTTTATGAAAACCCGTTTTTTCTGATAAATATTTTTCCCATAAACGGTGTGCTCTTACAATTCTTAATGCATATTCATCTCCTTCTTTGGTCAATGAAAAAAGCTCATGCTCTTTTTTTACCAATCCAGTTTCTAACATAGTATCAATACTTTCTAACAACAAGCTATGACTAAAATCTAATTCATCAAAAATGGTACTTATAGATGTTTTAGGATCATGATACAATAACTTTAAAACATCTTCAATAGCTGTTTTTTCTGTTTCTTTACGAGCCTTGAGATATTTAAAGAAAAGTCCTTTTTTAGGATTAAATATAAAATACAAGATTAAAATAACGCCAAAAAACACTAAGAGCGCTACTATTGGGTTGTAGGTATTCATATTTTTTTTATATATAAATTGTTAGCTATTTTATTTGAAATTGATAATTTCTTATCATCAACCTTAATAGAAACGGAATCATCAAAGTCTTCTTTTTCTAAAACCGTAATCTGTTGCCCTAAAGTAATTCCTTTTTTGTCTAAGAACTTTAAAAATTCTGAAGAAGAATCATCAACACCAATACAAATTCCACTTTCATTTTTTAATAAAGTTGATAATAAACTTTTATCTATCGTTTTTAAATTCCCTTCTTTATCTGGAATAGGGTCTCCATGAGGATCATGCGATGGAAAACCTAAAAAAGCATCTAATTGCTCTACTAATTTTGAAGACTTAATATGCTCTA from Polaribacter sejongensis carries:
- a CDS encoding UvrD-helicase domain-containing protein, with protein sequence MQNTSSFQVYNASAGSGKTFTLVKEYIKVLLTSDDIFSFQKILAITFTNKAAGEMKERVLSSLEDFADGKENDLLNIIVDEITIDKAIIQERSQKILDAILKNYSAFSITTIDSFTHKIIKNFAFDLGLSLNFEVEMDAVSLLNEAVDVLISKIGTDKKLTNLLIDYSLDKTDDDKSWDISRDLSEFARILLNEDDVQHFRSLADKKLEDFTNLKSKLYNQQKELKDSIKKVGEECLQLIENNGLEHKSFMRGTIPKFFADLSIKSVDIDFIKRSETIKKAIENNQYYSKSTTEFVASSIDQIVPDIVRLFKEAEVIYQQFSMNKLALKSIIPLAVLNNINSELENIKEDNNIRLNAEFNQLISDNIKDQPAPFIYERIGQRFQHYFIDEMQDTSVLQWQNLVPLIDNTLAQENSNLLLVGDGKQAIYRWRGGKAEQFIELGSDRVNPFHVSKEIKNLETNFRSYSEVINFNNSFFQHTANFIQNESYKKIFIEGNKQIENAKKGGLVSLTFLEKNEDKELEKVKYPQKVLEKILQLKESFSLSEICVLTRTRKDGVAVANYLSEKGIDIVSSETLLLKNSAKVTFIVDVLKVLQNPSDEETRFEMLYFLHQHLQIEKPKHVFFNEFAKADNETILESLKNLGVAFNASAFHQLPFYEKIEEIIRGFNLINSSDAYIQFFLDVVLEQQRNGTDVGEFLEFWELKKERLSIVAPESAGAVQIMTIHKSKGLEFPVVIFPCDVDIYRQIKPKSWLDQLPESYEGFDELLVDYSKSLSIVSERGLDIYNKQREELELDNFNLLYVTLTRAVEQLHVITDKKISSKGEENTNFYSGVFINYLKQQNLWSDDLSEYIFGDVQRVSEKKEESSVAEIHEKFISTPWQEHNIVLLANSSKLWNTEQGKAIDFGNLFHEILSKIITLNDVEKVISMYYQQGVINKEQQIFITKSILSIVNHPELEFYFSDKVKVFNEREIVDVDNQIIILDRLIFIADKKVVIIDYKTGNPSSEHHQQLLRYERTLKSMNFTVEEKLLIYINDQIDVVAV
- a CDS encoding DtxR family transcriptional regulator translates to MNTYNPIVALLVFFGVILILYFIFNPKKGLFFKYLKARKETEKTAIEDVLKLLYHDPKTSISTIFDELDFSHSLLLESIDTMLETGLVKKEHELFSLTKEGDEYALRIVRAHRLWEKYLSEKTGFHKTEWHSRAEKKEHELSGEEVEDLSTLLGNPRYDPHGDPIPTKAGQIPEKKGMLLADLPILNFGKIIHIEDEPTSIYKQILAKHIHLHSQVYMKEISENRIVFESEGEQFVLPPIVAKNITVISLDKADVVETDTLRLSNLENKQKATIIGVSKECRGENRRRLLDLGFVKGATVSIDLLNPLGDPKAFLIKGTAIALRKDQAVKILITKA
- a CDS encoding metal-dependent transcriptional regulator — encoded protein: MFTLSEENYLKAIYHLELDAVKGISTNAIAKKLETKASSVTDMIKKLSEKEVVVYKKYKGVKLTSLGKKTAASIVRKHRLWEVFLVDKLNFSWDEVHDVAEQLEHIKSSKLVEQLDAFLGFPSHDPHGDPIPDKEGNLKTIDKSLLSTLLKNESGICIGVDDSSSEFLKFLDKKGITLGQQITVLEKEDFDDSVSIKVDDKKLSISNKIANNLYIKKI